The following coding sequences lie in one Mycoplasma crocodyli MP145 genomic window:
- the rnc gene encoding ribonuclease III: protein MLKCSNLTEFFHIHEIEPNNTKIYLQAITHSSFFSSSNKKNSYERLEFLGDSVIQFVVSSELFKMDDLNQGKMTELRAKVVRAETLASISIAIGLIDILKTAPGGSQETIKNSTKIQCDVFEAIVGAIYVDQGLDIAYNFVFKFIKQYINGARQVENKDPKSRLQEYFQNFSKENIKYNVNQLPNKIFQARAIHEGSVYGMGQGYSKKEAEIEAAIDALKKLK, encoded by the coding sequence ATGCTTAAATGCTCAAATTTAACAGAATTTTTCCATATACATGAAATTGAACCAAATAATACAAAAATATATTTACAAGCAATTACACATAGTTCTTTTTTTTCAAGTTCTAATAAGAAAAATAGTTATGAAAGACTTGAATTTCTAGGGGATTCGGTAATCCAATTTGTTGTTAGTTCTGAATTATTTAAAATGGATGATTTGAACCAAGGTAAAATGACAGAACTAAGAGCAAAAGTCGTAAGAGCAGAAACGCTTGCTAGCATTTCTATAGCAATTGGTCTTATTGATATTTTAAAAACAGCTCCCGGAGGTTCACAAGAAACTATAAAAAATTCAACCAAAATACAATGCGATGTTTTCGAAGCTATTGTTGGAGCGATTTATGTAGATCAAGGTCTTGACATTGCATATAACTTTGTTTTTAAATTCATAAAACAGTATATTAATGGTGCAAGACAGGTTGAAAACAAAGATCCAAAATCAAGATTGCAAGAATATTTTCAAAATTTTAGTAAAGAAAATATAAAATATAATGTGAATCAACTTCCAAACAAAATTTTTCAAGCAAGAGCTATCCATGAAGGTAGTGTATATGGAATGGGTCAAGGTTATTCAAAAAAAGAAGCAGAAATTGAAGCAGCAATCGATGCTTTAAAAAAACTTAAATAG
- the plsX gene encoding phosphate acyltransferase PlsX: MSKHIIAFDFNGNDNGPLPVIKAANLFLEKNPSFKIILVGDVAKLNEVYKEKIHDNIDLVNKPLVSSDVKNIRQSLNEDTSMNFALDLVKNQKAHAIMSAGDSGLYLGGATLVLKRLPGVSRPAFMPLMPTTKGKKFLLLDVGANILTKSEYLVEWSLIANEYAKVLLDVSVPKVALLNIGTEDYKGTDEVKTAHEILKTKNINYIGFQEPRNILNYTTDVAVIDGYGGNLVLKSLEGAILSFKDLIKNKIKIKLIRKIGYLFLRGAFHDVAETLDYRNVGAAWVIGVNGVVIKCHGSSDEKSYLGALNQVKLALEKDVLNKVIKSINSKELENNA; encoded by the coding sequence ATGTCAAAACATATTATAGCCTTTGATTTTAATGGTAATGATAATGGACCTCTTCCAGTAATCAAAGCTGCTAATTTATTCCTTGAAAAAAATCCTTCTTTCAAAATAATTTTAGTTGGTGATGTTGCTAAATTAAATGAAGTTTATAAGGAAAAAATTCATGATAATATTGATCTTGTTAATAAACCATTAGTTTCAAGCGACGTTAAAAATATACGTCAATCACTAAATGAAGACACTTCGATGAACTTTGCTTTAGATTTAGTAAAAAATCAAAAAGCACATGCAATTATGTCTGCTGGTGATAGTGGATTATATTTAGGTGGTGCAACATTAGTTTTGAAAAGATTACCTGGTGTATCCCGTCCTGCATTTATGCCACTTATGCCTACAACCAAGGGTAAAAAGTTTCTTTTACTTGATGTAGGCGCTAACATTTTAACCAAATCTGAATATCTTGTTGAATGATCTCTGATAGCAAACGAATATGCAAAAGTTCTTCTTGATGTTTCAGTACCAAAAGTTGCTTTATTGAACATCGGAACCGAAGATTACAAGGGAACTGATGAAGTAAAAACTGCTCATGAAATTTTAAAGACAAAAAATATAAATTACATCGGATTTCAAGAACCAAGAAATATTTTAAACTACACAACTGATGTAGCAGTTATAGATGGATATGGTGGAAATTTAGTTTTAAAATCGCTAGAAGGTGCAATATTAAGCTTTAAGGATTTAATAAAAAACAAGATAAAAATTAAGCTTATTAGAAAAATCGGATACTTGTTTTTGAGAGGTGCTTTTCATGATGTTGCAGAAACTCTTGATTATAGAAACGTAGGTGCTGCCTGAGTTATCGGTGTAAATGGGGTAGTTATAAAATGTCATGGAAGTAGTGATGAAAAATCATATCTAGGTGCTTTAAACCAAGTAAAACTCGCTCTTGAAAAAGATGTTCTAAACAAAGTAATAAAAAGTATTAATAGCAAGGAATTAGAAAACAATGCTTAA
- a CDS encoding DAK2 domain-containing protein → MNKSLDGQMFLNAMISASNALSNSKNRIDALNVFPVPDGDTGTNMSSTINTAIDNCRNITDESISVVSSSIAKGMLLGARGNSGVILSQIFKGFSMGLSEKNSATVKDLVQALNTAQQKAYGAVLKPVEGTILTVIRETSEMIQKEYKKDFTKVSILDFFTKVLEFMRIACDNTPNKLKILREVGVTDSGGEGLFVIFEGMLSYFQGKPVQISKTTDDINSFINDTEVFDGEFGYCTEFIIDLEEQDKFDKEEFTRQIESIATSLVVVTDENILKVHGHTLKPGQMLNLAQEYGEFIKIKSENMTIQANNSKAIAETKKHVEVVESSECGIISCNLGSGIISKMKEYGCDYIVESGQTQNPSAQDLINAVNAVNAKTVFILPNNSNIILVSQQAAQVITDKNVIVIPSKTQIQGLSAILNFNKENSAEDNLEFMTEAIEEVVTGEVTKAVRSTKIGGVKIKEGEYISILKGNIISSSETYLEAAREIVDNILENDEKELITIYYGDEASQRDAEELANIVQGNYDVEVEIFEGGQPNYHFIIGAE, encoded by the coding sequence ATGAATAAAAGTTTAGATGGTCAAATGTTCCTTAATGCTATGATTTCAGCATCTAATGCATTAAGTAACTCGAAAAATAGGATTGATGCATTGAATGTTTTCCCAGTCCCAGATGGTGATACTGGAACAAATATGTCTTCAACAATTAATACTGCAATTGATAATTGTAGAAACATAACTGATGAGAGCATCTCAGTAGTTTCATCTTCGATTGCAAAAGGAATGCTACTTGGTGCAAGAGGTAACTCAGGAGTTATTTTAAGTCAAATATTCAAAGGATTTTCTATGGGGCTTTCTGAGAAAAATTCAGCAACAGTCAAAGATTTAGTCCAAGCCTTAAATACTGCGCAACAAAAAGCATATGGTGCTGTTCTTAAACCTGTTGAAGGAACAATTTTAACAGTAATAAGAGAAACAAGCGAAATGATTCAAAAGGAATATAAAAAGGATTTTACAAAAGTAAGTATTCTTGATTTTTTTACTAAAGTTCTTGAATTTATGAGAATTGCTTGCGATAATACACCAAATAAATTAAAAATTTTAAGAGAAGTTGGAGTAACCGATAGTGGTGGTGAAGGTTTATTTGTAATTTTCGAAGGAATGCTTTCATACTTCCAAGGAAAACCAGTTCAAATATCAAAAACAACTGATGACATTAATAGTTTTATTAATGATACAGAAGTTTTTGATGGAGAGTTTGGATATTGTACAGAGTTTATAATTGACCTTGAAGAACAAGATAAATTCGATAAAGAAGAATTCACTAGACAAATTGAATCTATTGCAACTTCACTTGTTGTTGTAACGGACGAAAATATTTTAAAGGTGCACGGTCACACACTAAAACCAGGTCAAATGCTTAACTTAGCACAAGAATATGGTGAGTTTATAAAAATAAAATCTGAAAACATGACGATTCAAGCAAATAATTCAAAGGCAATCGCAGAAACAAAAAAACATGTTGAAGTAGTTGAAAGTTCAGAGTGTGGAATAATTTCATGTAATTTAGGTTCGGGAATTATTTCAAAAATGAAAGAATATGGATGTGATTACATTGTTGAAAGTGGACAAACACAAAACCCAAGTGCTCAAGATTTAATAAATGCAGTTAATGCAGTTAATGCAAAAACGGTTTTCATCCTTCCTAATAACTCAAATATAATTCTAGTTTCTCAACAAGCTGCACAAGTTATTACAGATAAAAACGTTATAGTAATTCCTTCAAAAACACAGATACAAGGTTTAAGTGCTATATTGAATTTTAATAAAGAAAATAGTGCTGAAGATAATCTAGAATTTATGACTGAAGCAATTGAAGAAGTTGTTACTGGTGAAGTTACCAAGGCAGTTAGAAGTACTAAAATTGGCGGAGTAAAAATTAAAGAGGGTGAATACATTTCAATCCTGAAAGGAAATATTATTTCTTCAAGCGAAACCTATCTTGAAGCAGCCAGAGAAATAGTTGACAATATTTTAGAAAATGATGAAAAAGAATTAATTACAATATACTATGGTGATGAAGCAAGTCAAAGAGACGCTGAAGAATTAGCAAATATAGTTCAAGGTAATTATGATGTAGAAGTTGAAATTTTTGAGGGTGGTCAACCTAATTATCACTTCATTATAGGAGCCGAATAA
- a CDS encoding DNA repair protein RecO C-terminal domain-containing protein, with product MAESIIKGITLKVIETIHPKASILIFTNSGHLSLYAEGIFNTNSKNRSNLILGSLVEVEYFRARLNNKMSKLKKVSILKEVDVTQLFNSLFIQKIIYIFDYITVKNNLVDIYEKLIDFIGIGRNSHILTILASYILTYNGYEPNFSKCSECGSFKNISDFEFYKGGYLCQNHSKNSISIEELEAYYWLRNDHKKYIEEVTPTINKLIYQKLINHLSEIGFAISWEDLSKFT from the coding sequence ATGGCTGAAAGTATTATTAAAGGTATAACTCTAAAAGTTATTGAAACAATCCATCCTAAAGCATCAATTTTAATATTTACAAATTCTGGGCATTTAAGCCTTTATGCAGAAGGTATTTTTAATACAAACAGCAAAAATAGAAGCAATTTAATTCTTGGTTCACTAGTGGAAGTTGAATATTTTAGAGCAAGACTTAACAACAAAATGAGTAAGTTAAAGAAGGTTTCAATCCTTAAAGAAGTTGATGTTACTCAATTGTTTAATTCTCTATTTATCCAAAAAATAATTTACATATTTGACTATATCACAGTTAAAAACAACTTAGTAGACATTTACGAAAAGTTAATTGATTTTATTGGTATAGGTCGTAACTCACATATCTTAACTATACTAGCAAGTTATATTTTAACTTATAACGGATATGAACCAAATTTTTCAAAATGCTCTGAGTGTGGTAGTTTTAAAAATATATCTGATTTTGAATTTTATAAAGGCGGTTACTTATGCCAAAATCATTCAAAAAATAGTATATCTATAGAAGAACTTGAAGCATATTATTGACTTAGAAATGACCACAAAAAATATATCGAGGAAGTTACCCCAACAATAAACAAATTAATTTATCAAAAATTAATCAATCATTTAAGTGAAATTGGCTTTGCAATAAGTTGGGAAGATTTAAGCAAATTTACTTAA
- the rsmD gene encoding 16S rRNA (guanine(966)-N(2))-methyltransferase RsmD has translation MLRIIAGKYGKRLIEQPELETTRPTTDKIRESVFSSIQFDLKDKIVLDLFAGSGAWSIEALSRYAMKAVAVEKDKKAYEIIKKNIKNLDINNLEVWNSDVIYFLTKSGGKKFDFIFIDPPYDRKDLLNQSLETIKENDLLNKFGTIIIETNDENAIVIPKGFIINKSKKYGRVFVIFLSKFA, from the coding sequence ATGTTAAGAATTATAGCAGGAAAATACGGAAAAAGACTAATTGAACAACCGGAATTAGAAACCACAAGACCTACAACAGATAAAATAAGAGAATCTGTTTTTTCCAGTATTCAATTTGATCTTAAAGACAAAATAGTTCTTGATTTATTTGCCGGAAGTGGCGCATGAAGTATTGAAGCTTTATCAAGATATGCTATGAAAGCAGTAGCTGTTGAAAAAGATAAAAAAGCTTATGAAATAATTAAAAAAAATATTAAAAACCTTGATATTAATAATCTTGAAGTTTGAAATTCTGATGTTATTTATTTTCTTACAAAAAGCGGCGGTAAAAAGTTTGATTTTATATTTATTGATCCGCCTTATGATAGAAAAGACTTGCTTAATCAGTCTCTCGAAACAATTAAAGAAAACGACTTATTAAACAAATTTGGAACAATTATTATAGAGACAAATGATGAAAATGCAATTGTTATTCCAAAAGGTTTTATAATAAATAAGTCAAAAAAATATGGAAGAGTTTTTGTAATATTTTTAAGTAAATTTGCTTAA
- the def gene encoding peptide deformylase: MYEVKLVKLPKKVLREKSKDVPIPLLPEDVELAEKMIYHIDDSQKEGSKFRAGVGVAAVQYGILKNVFYVHVRDFDKDIEIFRDVLFNPKIISKSETLTALSDGEGCLSVSESWPGQSGLVHRSARIVVEAYSYMQKKVVEFDVFGYVAIVFQHELDHLEGKLFIDRIDKKNPWKKHKNALYL, from the coding sequence ATGTACGAAGTAAAATTAGTTAAATTGCCTAAAAAGGTATTAAGAGAAAAATCTAAGGATGTTCCAATTCCTTTATTGCCTGAAGATGTTGAACTTGCAGAAAAAATGATTTATCATATTGATGATAGTCAAAAAGAAGGTTCAAAATTCAGAGCGGGTGTAGGAGTTGCTGCTGTTCAATATGGAATTCTAAAAAATGTATTTTATGTTCACGTTAGAGATTTTGATAAAGATATAGAAATCTTTCGAGATGTTTTATTCAATCCTAAAATTATCTCGAAAAGTGAAACATTAACAGCTTTAAGTGACGGAGAAGGTTGTTTAAGTGTTTCTGAGTCTTGACCGGGTCAAAGCGGACTTGTTCATAGAAGTGCAAGAATAGTTGTAGAAGCCTACTCATATATGCAAAAAAAAGTTGTTGAATTTGATGTATTTGGCTATGTAGCAATTGTTTTCCAACACGAACTTGACCATTTAGAAGGTAAGTTATTCATTGATAGAATTGACAAAAAGAACCCTTGAAAAAAGCATAAAAACGCATTATATTTATAG
- a CDS encoding ABC transporter permease — protein sequence MKTLFKYQLKTFIKSPFVYVLLAITFVSVLSIFATTISFNIRESGLITRSFLIFIYPNLTTLITIFTIIATVFSFYFYKTEGLSFIMQSKPISRKKIFLSNSLNSFIFNAIFSFLVWLIVIIFASLIIVFKNNPNVSGEFKYLVFFSLGYMLVTLLLNLFFISVVALCSTKLGRKSTSGLVFGSYFGFMFFNAIIGTISFGVSDIFIKEHAENYVTKNGKIVNYFNVEKKNSYGGQKVSALLSDEKIKNNFYSHFLNFLYIFNIKGMIDSSFNSISSLSLSDYEETHLIPTSIQVKYYKNLTKDEFENRYFNYYSLGGTNNSVKSFIDLGNNNGLNYYKTIDFLNKARTYEIVLPKIEDTKTNNNIKKDYLFYSRAFKIKETSSNDSKFNINELIKLTDDEQTKLKEIDDKIKPYLNPEKINSIPNALIEQLNILQDSIINRISINFEKEVQNRVKINWEGWEEKVNTFIEELKSEYPDELPENIASVKASYLDKKLMWELFSMKLQAQTKAKINDSSTILYGLLLKYFDEDSKKYSYEVYPNKLISSDVFSRQYSNKPYVGELVTWKYPLYLSLLIIILLSSGSYSLAYFLNKKRVIN from the coding sequence TTGAAAACACTATTTAAATATCAATTAAAAACATTTATAAAAAGTCCTTTTGTATATGTTTTATTAGCTATAACTTTTGTCTCGGTCTTATCAATATTTGCAACAACCATTTCATTCAATATTCGTGAATCCGGTTTAATTACAAGAAGTTTTTTAATATTTATTTATCCTAATTTAACTACTTTGATTACTATATTTACAATTATTGCTACGGTCTTTTCATTCTATTTCTATAAGACCGAAGGTCTCTCATTTATAATGCAATCAAAACCAATATCGAGAAAAAAAATATTCTTGTCAAATTCTTTAAACTCATTTATTTTTAATGCAATATTTAGCTTTTTGGTTTGACTAATTGTTATTATTTTTGCCTCATTAATTATTGTGTTTAAAAACAATCCAAATGTTTCTGGAGAGTTTAAATATCTGGTTTTCTTTAGTCTTGGATATATGCTTGTAACATTATTACTAAACTTATTTTTCATTTCTGTTGTTGCGCTGTGCTCAACAAAATTAGGAAGAAAATCAACAAGTGGTTTAGTTTTCGGTTCTTACTTTGGATTTATGTTTTTCAATGCGATTATAGGAACTATTTCATTTGGAGTATCAGATATTTTCATAAAAGAACATGCAGAAAATTATGTTACTAAAAACGGAAAAATCGTTAACTATTTCAATGTTGAAAAGAAGAATTCATATGGTGGTCAAAAAGTTTCGGCCTTACTATCTGATGAAAAAATTAAGAATAATTTTTATTCACATTTCTTAAATTTTCTTTATATTTTCAACATTAAAGGAATGATAGATTCGAGCTTCAATAGCATTAGTTCATTAAGTTTATCAGATTACGAAGAAACTCACTTAATACCCACTTCAATACAAGTTAAGTATTATAAAAATTTAACTAAAGATGAATTTGAAAATAGATATTTTAATTACTACTCACTAGGAGGAACAAACAATTCTGTCAAAAGTTTTATTGATTTAGGCAATAATAACGGATTAAACTACTATAAAACAATTGATTTTCTCAATAAAGCAAGAACATATGAAATTGTATTACCGAAAATTGAAGATACAAAAACCAACAATAATATTAAAAAGGACTATTTGTTTTATTCGAGAGCATTCAAGATTAAAGAAACAAGTAGTAACGATTCTAAATTTAACATTAATGAATTAATTAAATTAACTGATGATGAGCAAACTAAATTAAAAGAAATCGATGATAAAATTAAGCCATATTTAAATCCCGAAAAAATAAATTCAATACCAAATGCTTTAATTGAACAATTAAACATTTTACAAGATTCAATAATTAATAGAATTTCAATAAACTTTGAAAAAGAAGTTCAAAATCGTGTAAAAATCAATTGAGAAGGATGAGAAGAAAAAGTTAATACTTTTATTGAAGAACTCAAAAGTGAATACCCAGACGAACTACCAGAAAATATTGCTTCTGTTAAAGCATCATATTTAGATAAAAAACTAATGTGAGAACTATTTTCTATGAAGTTACAAGCTCAAACAAAAGCTAAGATAAATGATAGTTCAACTATTTTGTATGGTCTACTATTAAAATATTTTGATGAAGATTCAAAAAAATATAGTTATGAAGTTTATCCAAATAAATTAATAAGTAGTGATGTATTTTCAAGACAATATTCAAACAAACCTTATGTTGGAGAACTTGTTACTTGAAAATACCCATTATATTTATCGTTGTTAATCATTATTCTTTTATCATCTGGTTCTTATTCGTTAGCATATTTCTTGAATAAGAAGAGAGTTATAAATTAG
- a CDS encoding ABC transporter ATP-binding protein: MEQKIIEFKNVTKKFGSKIALDNISFTVFKGQFHGFIGANGAGKTTSFRCLFDFYPDTKGEIFINGINSTDPKSKQKIGYIPEDSTFPKKLNVRDYLNFFCELSGKTKEESKTLVQNLMDKYEFAKELQTKNGNKLSSGEKKKVLLMQALISDPEILVLDEPAANLDPKIRIQLYEILKKLQKEGKTIFISSHILAELEQYIDSYTVIEKGKVYETKTIEEKSKSSHYNYYVTSAEIDKVEEIIKNFTLKSPFEFKKNKNTILMKLEPKQIEKISAELFKSGLNIESIGKYKVNLNELYFDVIKGE, from the coding sequence ATGGAACAAAAAATAATTGAATTTAAAAATGTAACCAAAAAATTTGGTTCTAAAATAGCGCTTGACAATATTTCATTTACTGTTTTCAAAGGTCAATTTCACGGATTTATAGGTGCGAATGGTGCGGGTAAAACAACTTCATTTAGATGTTTGTTTGATTTTTATCCAGACACTAAAGGTGAAATATTTATCAATGGAATTAATTCAACAGATCCCAAGTCAAAACAAAAAATTGGCTATATTCCTGAAGATTCAACTTTTCCTAAAAAGTTAAATGTTAGAGATTATTTAAACTTTTTTTGCGAACTAAGTGGTAAAACAAAAGAAGAATCTAAAACACTTGTTCAAAATTTAATGGACAAATATGAGTTTGCCAAAGAGCTTCAAACTAAGAACGGCAATAAACTTTCATCAGGAGAAAAGAAAAAAGTTTTATTAATGCAGGCACTTATTAGTGATCCTGAAATCCTTGTTCTTGATGAGCCAGCTGCAAATCTTGATCCGAAAATAAGAATTCAACTTTATGAGATATTGAAAAAACTTCAAAAAGAAGGCAAAACAATTTTTATATCAAGTCATATTTTAGCCGAATTAGAACAATATATTGATAGTTATACCGTTATCGAAAAAGGTAAAGTGTACGAAACAAAAACCATTGAAGAAAAATCCAAATCAAGTCATTACAACTACTATGTTACTTCAGCAGAAATTGATAAAGTTGAAGAAATTATCAAGAATTTCACTCTTAAAAGCCCATTCGAATTTAAGAAAAACAAGAATACAATTCTTATGAAATTAGAACCAAAACAGATTGAAAAAATTTCGGCTGAATTATTCAAATCAGGCTTAAACATAGAGTCAATTGGAAAATACAAAGTAAATCTTAACGAACTTTACTTTGATGTTATTAAAGGCGAATAA
- the ylqF gene encoding ribosome biogenesis GTPase YlqF — MKKNNNEEFQNLINWFPGHMAKAIKEIKSIANLADLFIVVLDARCPISSYNEDFDRISPQKPRLFIVTKSDLMDQEKKSLITKRFNSENILWLDLRKSKSRSIIINKINFIMKEKIERDKQRGMISSKIKSFVVGVPNSGKSTLINLMQQKSTLKVANFPGVTRLKQWVAVGNHYFLDTPGILLPKFENQEIASKLVAIGSIKSDIFPLDFISTQSYKLISKYYPNKVIELLKLIPSSDENEIYSLFHDLANNNGFFNQHGKPDLIKARIFFMNWLKNLSGVTFD; from the coding sequence GTGAAAAAAAATAATAACGAAGAATTTCAAAATTTAATTAACTGGTTTCCAGGACATATGGCTAAAGCTATTAAAGAAATAAAATCAATAGCAAATTTAGCCGATCTTTTTATTGTAGTTTTAGATGCTCGTTGTCCAATCAGCTCATATAATGAGGACTTTGATAGGATATCGCCACAAAAACCAAGGTTATTTATAGTGACTAAATCCGATCTAATGGATCAAGAAAAAAAATCTTTAATAACAAAGAGATTTAATTCAGAAAACATTCTTTGGTTGGATTTAAGAAAGTCAAAATCAAGATCAATCATTATCAATAAAATTAATTTTATTATGAAAGAAAAAATAGAAAGAGACAAACAAAGAGGAATGATTTCTTCAAAAATAAAAAGTTTCGTTGTCGGTGTTCCCAATAGCGGTAAGAGTACATTAATTAATTTAATGCAACAAAAATCAACTCTTAAAGTTGCCAACTTTCCTGGGGTTACAAGATTGAAACAATGAGTCGCTGTTGGTAATCACTATTTTCTTGATACACCGGGAATATTATTGCCTAAGTTTGAAAACCAGGAAATAGCATCTAAATTAGTTGCAATAGGATCGATAAAAAGTGATATTTTTCCTCTTGATTTTATTTCAACGCAATCTTACAAACTTATTTCTAAATACTATCCAAATAAAGTTATTGAACTATTAAAATTAATTCCTTCAAGCGATGAAAATGAAATCTACAGTTTATTCCATGACCTAGCTAATAATAATGGTTTTTTCAATCAACATGGTAAACCAGATTTAATAAAAGCACGTATATTTTTTATGAATTGATTAAAAAATTTAAGTGGTGTAACATTTGATTAA
- a CDS encoding TrmH family RNA methyltransferase, translating into MTKSIISSNNDTFKLLKKLSEKKYREKEGLFIIEGEHLIDEAIDKNIVVEIFEIGSSSKILKYERTTLITYELAKKVLDAQSPQSVFAVCKIVKNNIVLGDKIVFLDDLQDPGNIGTIIRLCKSFDIDTLIVKNFDIYNPKCLRASQGSFFKTNIVQVDKYDELSKLMSKDFSIISTLLDKEATELKNFTFPKKSVLVLGNEGNGISQNAIDLSKHKVYIPISFESLNVATCAAIILNKWRNE; encoded by the coding sequence ATGACTAAATCAATAATAAGTTCAAATAATGATACTTTTAAACTTCTTAAGAAGTTAAGCGAGAAAAAATATCGCGAAAAAGAAGGTCTTTTTATTATCGAAGGAGAGCATTTAATTGATGAAGCAATTGACAAGAATATAGTTGTTGAAATTTTTGAAATTGGTTCTAGTTCAAAAATTTTAAAATATGAAAGAACAACCTTAATAACCTATGAGCTAGCCAAAAAAGTATTAGATGCACAAAGTCCACAATCAGTTTTTGCTGTTTGTAAAATCGTAAAAAATAATATTGTATTGGGTGATAAAATTGTTTTTTTAGACGATTTACAAGACCCTGGGAATATTGGTACAATCATAAGACTTTGTAAATCATTTGATATAGATACACTAATAGTCAAAAACTTTGACATATATAATCCAAAATGTTTAAGAGCAAGTCAAGGTTCGTTTTTTAAAACCAATATTGTTCAAGTAGATAAATACGATGAACTATCAAAATTAATGAGTAAAGATTTTAGTATAATTAGCACATTATTGGATAAAGAAGCAACAGAATTGAAGAATTTCACATTTCCTAAAAAATCAGTTTTAGTTTTAGGAAATGAAGGCAATGGAATATCTCAAAATGCTATTGATTTATCAAAACATAAAGTTTATATACCAATATCTTTTGAGAGTTTAAACGTTGCAACATGTGCAGCAATAATTCTAAACAAATGAAGAAATGAGTAA
- a CDS encoding tRNA (cytidine(34)-2'-O)-methyltransferase: MINIILYQPEICPNTGNIIRTCFALGAKLHIIKPTSFDLHPKYLRRYGAGRILSDIQHEIHASYDDFENKYKNKNIFYITRYGLKTYTEQNFKKAYDQSGEVWLMFGRESTGIDKNILHKNINNCLRIPMVSEMRSINLANCVCIVGFEVMRQLDFKDLSKFEVQKGKDFLLND; this comes from the coding sequence ATGATTAATATAATACTTTATCAACCCGAAATTTGTCCTAATACTGGAAACATAATAAGAACCTGTTTTGCATTAGGTGCAAAATTGCACATCATTAAACCAACTTCTTTTGACTTACATCCAAAATATCTAAGAAGATATGGAGCTGGTCGAATTTTAAGTGATATTCAACATGAAATTCACGCTTCATATGATGACTTTGAAAATAAATATAAAAATAAAAATATTTTTTATATTACTAGATATGGACTTAAAACATACACTGAACAAAATTTTAAAAAAGCATATGATCAAAGTGGTGAAGTTTGATTGATGTTTGGAAGAGAATCAACAGGAATAGATAAAAATATTTTGCATAAAAATATTAATAATTGTTTAAGAATTCCTATGGTTTCAGAAATGAGATCAATTAATTTGGCTAATTGTGTTTGCATAGTTGGTTTCGAAGTTATGAGACAGTTAGATTTTAAAGATTTAAGTAAATTTGAAGTTCAAAAAGGAAAGGATTTTTTACTAAATGACTAA
- a CDS encoding metallophosphoesterase family protein encodes MLKKHGIVKILCISDIHGNKSLAEYILTNTEHDISLSMGDTELDDSWVKSHFTYAIAGNNDFSSSLGDYSIVKIFDYKIFMTHGHLFGGYNTLMNYELLLKATSKLDDINLFAFGHSHFPLFFNEQNNEKAFLNPGSITYPRFGSEPSFAIINLNIDNNKIEKVEFINPTKIKK; translated from the coding sequence ATGTTAAAAAAACATGGTATTGTAAAGATTTTGTGCATATCTGATATCCATGGTAATAAATCATTGGCTGAATACATTTTAACTAATACAGAACATGATATAAGCTTATCTATGGGTGATACAGAATTGGATGATTCTTGAGTAAAGTCTCATTTTACCTATGCAATAGCTGGTAATAATGATTTTAGTAGTTCATTAGGTGATTATAGTATTGTAAAAATTTTTGATTATAAAATTTTTATGACTCATGGTCATTTATTTGGTGGTTATAACACTTTGATGAATTATGAACTTTTGTTAAAAGCAACTTCCAAATTAGACGACATTAATTTGTTTGCGTTTGGACACAGTCACTTTCCATTGTTTTTTAATGAACAAAATAATGAAAAAGCATTTTTAAATCCAGGAAGTATAACTTATCCTAGATTTGGAAGTGAACCTTCATTTGCGATTATAAATTTAAATATTGATAACAATAAAATAGAAAAAGTAGAATTTATTAATCCGACAAAGATAAAAAAATAA